In a single window of the Subtercola sp. PAMC28395 genome:
- a CDS encoding peptidylprolyl isomerase gives MPKHTHVATFHTNLGDVTVNLYGNHAPQTVKNFVGLATGEREWTDPKTGAATNAKLYDGSIFHRIIPGFMIQGGDPLGNGTGGPGYRFNDEINPELGFSEPYVLAMANAGVQGGQGTNGSQFFITVGPATWLHGKHTIFGEVADDSSRRIVDKLAAVATDSYDRPLDAVVIESVEVSEV, from the coding sequence ATGCCCAAGCACACCCATGTCGCAACATTCCACACGAACCTCGGTGACGTCACCGTCAACCTGTATGGCAACCACGCTCCCCAGACCGTCAAGAACTTCGTCGGCCTGGCCACCGGTGAGCGCGAGTGGACAGACCCGAAGACGGGTGCGGCCACGAACGCGAAGCTGTACGACGGCAGTATCTTTCACCGCATCATCCCGGGATTCATGATCCAGGGGGGCGACCCCTTGGGCAACGGCACCGGTGGTCCGGGTTATCGGTTCAACGACGAGATCAACCCTGAGCTCGGTTTCAGCGAGCCCTACGTACTGGCCATGGCGAATGCCGGCGTTCAGGGCGGCCAGGGAACCAACGGCTCGCAGTTCTTCATCACCGTCGGGCCGGCAACGTGGTTGCACGGTAAGCACACCATCTTCGGTGAGGTTGCCGACGATTCCTCCCGCCGTATCGTCGACAAGCTCGCGGCTGTCGCCACGGATTCCTACGACCGACCTCTTGATGCTGTTGTCATCGAGAGTGTTGAGGTCTCAGAGGTCTAA